One genomic window of Streptomonospora nanhaiensis includes the following:
- a CDS encoding AroM family protein has translation MTRLGVLTIGQAPRPDLTPELTALVPEAAVVERGVLDGLTRAQIEARPVAPGDHALTTRLADGTSVVLGESLVTERLPAILADLEREVDAVLLACTGAFPEPVHTKPLFVPDRMIAFGAAALLGEGGTLGVVCPLPEQTRDTEAKFGRRLPAGARVRTDVCSPYTGTPADLAAAARRLADAGADLLALDCIGYTEEMRARAAAASGLPVVLARSVCARLAAEVLDSLAARTRGAA, from the coding sequence ATGACACGACTGGGAGTCCTCACCATCGGCCAGGCGCCGCGCCCCGACCTCACCCCCGAACTCACCGCGCTGGTGCCCGAGGCCGCCGTCGTCGAGCGCGGCGTGCTCGACGGCCTCACCCGCGCCCAGATCGAGGCGCGGCCGGTCGCGCCCGGCGACCACGCCCTCACGACCCGCCTCGCCGACGGCACCTCCGTGGTGCTGGGCGAGTCGCTGGTGACCGAGCGCCTGCCCGCGATCCTGGCCGATCTGGAGCGGGAGGTCGACGCGGTGCTGCTCGCCTGCACCGGCGCCTTCCCCGAGCCGGTCCACACCAAGCCGCTCTTCGTCCCCGACCGGATGATCGCCTTCGGCGCGGCGGCCCTGCTCGGCGAGGGCGGCACGCTCGGCGTGGTGTGCCCGCTGCCCGAGCAGACGCGCGACACCGAGGCCAAGTTCGGCCGCCGCCTGCCCGCCGGCGCCCGGGTGCGCACCGACGTCTGCTCCCCCTACACCGGCACGCCCGCCGACCTCGCCGCCGCCGCGCGGCGCCTGGCCGACGCCGGCGCCGACCTGCTGGCCCTGGACTGCATCGGCTACACCGAGGAGATGCGCGCCCGCGCGGCCGCCGCCTCGGGGCTGCCGGTGGTCCTGGCCCGCTCGGTCTGCGCGCGCCTGGCCGCGGAGGTCCTGGACTCCCTCGCCGCGCGCACGCGGGGGGCGGCGTGA
- a CDS encoding aspartate/glutamate racemase family protein, whose amino-acid sequence MRIGVIRVVTTGDDGLLGAHGRVIEAELGVETVSRCLPDQPDGVHDDATFALAAAKVPELAARMEREDGVAALLVSCAADPGLAGARAAVGVPVVGAGEAAARRALELGSRVGVLDLTTRTPAAVTSVLGPARVAALVPEGVRSTHDLRGAAGLAASVRAAERLVALGADTLMFACTGMTTIGLAAHLAERVEVPVVDAVRAGARAAVRAAGG is encoded by the coding sequence GTGAGGATCGGGGTCATCCGGGTCGTCACCACCGGCGACGACGGGCTGCTGGGCGCCCACGGCCGGGTCATCGAGGCCGAACTGGGCGTGGAGACCGTGTCGCGGTGCCTGCCCGACCAGCCCGACGGCGTGCACGACGACGCCACCTTCGCGCTCGCCGCCGCCAAGGTCCCCGAGCTGGCCGCGCGCATGGAGCGCGAGGACGGCGTGGCGGCGCTGCTCGTCAGCTGCGCGGCCGACCCGGGGCTGGCCGGCGCCCGCGCCGCGGTGGGGGTGCCCGTCGTGGGCGCGGGCGAGGCGGCCGCCCGCCGCGCGCTGGAGCTGGGCTCGCGGGTGGGCGTGCTCGACCTCACCACCCGCACCCCCGCGGCCGTCACCTCCGTGCTGGGCCCCGCCCGCGTCGCCGCGCTGGTGCCCGAGGGCGTGCGCAGCACCCACGACCTGCGCGGTGCGGCGGGCCTGGCCGCGTCGGTCCGGGCCGCCGAGCGCCTGGTGGCCCTGGGCGCCGACACCCTGATGTTCGCCTGCACCGGCATGACCACCATCGGGCTGGCCGCCCACCTCGCCGAGCGGGTGGAGGTCCCCGTGGTCGACGCCGTCCGCGCCGGGGCGCGCGCCGCCGTGCGCGCGGCCGGCGGCTGA
- a CDS encoding DUF1177 domain-containing protein: MSWSHVIEAYDLLDTPAADGASVAEYLRRHGAAEDEVVVETVAGEGGSTDFVRVTVAGTAGAASGGPAPTLGILGRLGGLGARPEQIGFVSDGDGALTTVAAAAKLLDMRRRGDTLPGDVVLATHVDPDAPTQPHDPVPFMSSAVDQEVSNRHEVLPAMDAILSVDTTKGNRVCNHHGIAITPAVVDGWIVRVPETLLDVVSRTTGRPPVVMPLTMQDITPYGNGVYHVNSILQPATATAAPVVGVAIVTETAVAGSATGATDLGTVETAVRFVIETAKDYGRGIARFVDADEVRRLRELYGPMSHLRGAGEPAAR, translated from the coding sequence ATGTCCTGGAGCCACGTCATCGAGGCCTACGACCTGCTCGACACCCCGGCCGCCGACGGCGCGTCGGTCGCCGAGTACCTGCGCCGCCACGGCGCCGCCGAGGACGAGGTCGTCGTGGAGACCGTCGCGGGCGAGGGCGGGTCCACCGACTTCGTCCGGGTGACCGTCGCCGGCACGGCCGGGGCCGCCTCGGGCGGGCCCGCGCCCACTTTGGGCATCCTGGGCCGCCTGGGCGGCCTGGGCGCGCGCCCCGAGCAGATCGGCTTCGTCAGCGACGGCGACGGCGCCCTCACCACGGTCGCGGCGGCCGCCAAGCTCCTGGACATGCGCCGCCGGGGCGACACCCTGCCCGGCGACGTCGTGCTGGCCACCCACGTCGACCCCGACGCCCCGACCCAGCCGCACGACCCGGTCCCGTTCATGAGTTCGGCCGTGGACCAGGAGGTCAGCAACCGGCACGAGGTGCTGCCGGCCATGGACGCGATCCTGTCCGTGGACACCACCAAGGGCAACCGGGTCTGCAACCACCACGGCATCGCCATCACCCCGGCCGTGGTGGACGGGTGGATCGTGCGCGTGCCCGAGACCCTGCTGGACGTCGTCTCGCGCACCACCGGCCGCCCGCCGGTGGTCATGCCGCTGACCATGCAGGACATCACCCCCTACGGCAACGGCGTCTACCACGTGAACTCGATCCTGCAGCCCGCCACGGCCACCGCCGCCCCGGTCGTGGGCGTGGCCATCGTGACCGAGACCGCCGTGGCGGGGTCGGCCACCGGCGCCACGGACCTGGGCACCGTGGAGACCGCGGTGCGGTTCGTGATCGAGACCGCGAAGGACTACGGCCGCGGCATCGCGCGGTTCGTGGACGCCGACGAGGTGCGGCGGCTCCGGGAGCTGTACGGCCCCATGTCGCACCTGCGCGGCGCCGGCGAGCCCGCCGCCCGCTGA
- the pepE gene encoding dipeptidase PepE — MPELLLFSNSTNHGRGYLDHAWEEVEAFLDGRDRVAFVPFAGGDHGAYTARVAAAFAARGIAVTGVPADAGAAGVLDGAQAVFVGGGNTFRLVDTLQRTGLMDALRERVAAGLPYMGASAGTNITAPTLRTTNDMPIVEPASFAALGFLPFQINPHYLDADPASTHNGETRETRLREFLEANDVDVLGLREGTHLRVRGGGAEVERAVVGGTAVQPGAPGPAIVFRRGTEPFEVSGEVTDLFARTPRFDHPA, encoded by the coding sequence ATGCCCGAACTGCTCCTCTTCTCCAACTCCACCAACCACGGCCGGGGCTACCTGGACCACGCGTGGGAGGAGGTGGAGGCGTTCCTCGACGGCCGGGACCGGGTGGCGTTCGTGCCGTTCGCCGGGGGCGACCACGGCGCCTACACCGCGCGGGTGGCCGCCGCCTTCGCCGCGCGCGGGATCGCGGTGACGGGCGTGCCGGCGGACGCCGGGGCCGCGGGGGTGCTGGACGGGGCGCAGGCGGTCTTCGTGGGCGGCGGCAACACCTTCCGCCTGGTGGACACCCTCCAGCGCACCGGGCTGATGGACGCCCTGCGGGAGCGCGTGGCGGCCGGGCTGCCCTACATGGGGGCGAGCGCGGGCACCAACATCACCGCGCCCACGCTGCGGACCACCAACGACATGCCCATCGTGGAGCCCGCGTCGTTCGCCGCGCTGGGGTTCCTGCCGTTCCAGATCAACCCGCACTACCTGGACGCCGACCCGGCCTCCACCCACAACGGCGAGACCCGCGAGACCCGGCTGCGGGAGTTCCTGGAGGCCAACGACGTGGACGTGCTCGGCCTGCGGGAGGGGACGCACCTGCGGGTGCGGGGCGGCGGGGCGGAGGTAGAGCGCGCGGTGGTCGGCGGCACCGCCGTGCAGCCCGGCGCCCCGGGACCGGCGATCGTGTTCCGCCGCGGCACCGAGCCCTTCGAGGTCTCCGGCGAGGTCACCGACCTGTTCGCGCGCACGCCGCGCTTCGACCACCCCGCCTAG
- a CDS encoding ArsR/SmtB family transcription factor, translating into MADDVFKALADPTRRTILDELAESSGQTLFEICTRLSMKHRLGISRQAVSQHLAVLEAAGLVETRREGRYKFHTLNPAPLKRITERWTRPDQPESTP; encoded by the coding sequence GTGGCCGACGATGTATTCAAGGCACTGGCCGACCCCACCCGCCGCACAATCCTCGACGAGCTCGCCGAGTCCTCGGGGCAGACGCTCTTCGAGATCTGCACGCGGCTGAGCATGAAGCACCGGCTCGGCATCTCGCGCCAGGCGGTCTCCCAGCACCTCGCCGTGCTGGAGGCCGCCGGGCTGGTCGAGACCCGGCGGGAGGGCCGCTACAAGTTCCACACGTTGAACCCGGCACCGCTGAAGCGCATCACCGAGCGGTGGACCCGGCCCGACCAACCGGAGAGCACACCATGA
- a CDS encoding RNA polymerase sigma-70 factor, which yields MSDHATDPATETFVAHRNLLFTVAYEMLGSAADAEDVLQETWLRWVKVDLEEVRDERSYLVRITTRQALNRLRTLKRRKESYVGSWLPEPLLTTPDVAADAELAESVSMALMLVLETLAPTERAVFVLREVFDVGYDEIAEAVGKSPAAVRQIAHRARKHVDARRPRAAVPASQTRAALEACRRALETGAPQGLLDVLAPDVVFVGDGGGVKHAALRPVVGAERITRFLAGGLGRVGRVVTGEPTLVNGNPALVVRLDGELDGVLALRVEDGRVTGLYYVRNPEKLTRVQTETPLTLR from the coding sequence ATGAGCGACCACGCCACCGACCCGGCGACCGAGACGTTCGTCGCCCACCGCAACCTGCTCTTCACCGTCGCCTACGAGATGCTCGGCTCGGCGGCCGACGCCGAGGACGTCCTCCAGGAGACCTGGCTGCGGTGGGTCAAGGTCGATCTGGAGGAGGTGCGCGACGAGCGCTCCTACCTGGTGCGGATCACCACCCGGCAGGCGCTCAACCGGCTGCGCACGCTGAAGCGCCGCAAGGAGTCCTACGTGGGCTCCTGGCTGCCCGAGCCGCTGCTGACCACCCCGGACGTGGCCGCCGACGCCGAACTCGCCGAGAGCGTGTCGATGGCGCTGATGCTCGTCCTGGAGACGCTGGCGCCGACCGAGCGCGCCGTGTTCGTGCTGCGCGAGGTCTTCGACGTCGGCTACGACGAGATCGCCGAGGCCGTCGGCAAGAGCCCCGCGGCCGTCCGCCAGATCGCGCACCGCGCCCGCAAGCACGTCGACGCCCGCCGCCCCCGCGCGGCGGTCCCCGCGAGCCAGACCCGGGCGGCGCTGGAGGCCTGCCGCCGGGCGCTGGAAACGGGCGCCCCGCAGGGCCTGCTCGACGTGCTGGCCCCCGACGTCGTCTTCGTCGGCGACGGCGGCGGGGTCAAGCACGCGGCGCTGCGACCGGTCGTGGGCGCGGAGAGGATCACGCGCTTCCTGGCCGGGGGCCTGGGCCGGGTCGGCCGCGTCGTCACCGGCGAGCCCACGCTGGTCAACGGCAACCCCGCCCTGGTCGTGCGCCTGGACGGCGAACTCGACGGCGTGCTGGCGCTGCGCGTCGAGGACGGCCGCGTCACCGGCCTCTACTACGTCCGCAACCCGGAGAAGCTCACCCGCGTGCAGACCGAGACCCCGCTCACCCTGCGCTGA
- a CDS encoding VOC family protein, whose translation MRIRLLSVFVDDQEKALRFYTDVLGFVKKHDVPISGEDRWLTVVSPEDPDGAELLLEPAGHPAVAPYREALAKDGIPLAQFAVADVQAEFERLRGLGVAFTQEPLEMGGVTTAVLDDTCGNLIQIIQQP comes from the coding sequence ATGAGAATCCGCCTGCTGAGCGTCTTCGTCGACGACCAGGAGAAGGCCCTGCGCTTCTACACCGACGTGCTGGGCTTCGTGAAGAAGCACGACGTCCCCATCAGCGGCGAGGACCGGTGGCTGACCGTCGTCTCGCCGGAGGACCCCGACGGCGCCGAACTCCTGCTGGAGCCCGCCGGGCATCCCGCCGTGGCGCCCTACCGCGAGGCACTGGCCAAGGACGGCATCCCGCTCGCCCAGTTCGCCGTGGCCGACGTCCAGGCGGAGTTCGAGCGCCTGCGCGGGCTCGGCGTGGCCTTCACCCAGGAGCCCCTGGAGATGGGCGGTGTCACCACCGCGGTGCTGGACGACACCTGCGGCAACCTCATCCAGATCATCCAGCAGCCCTAG
- a CDS encoding IclR family transcriptional regulator, with product MSTGSTGRTGPLQTVDRALDILLSFDEYRTSWGVLELADAFGLSKSTAQRLLASLAGKGFLRADPDTRRYSMGPAMWRMAGLWERSGGLSVLAEPLLAELARASGRTALFCVPDGAHVRCIAAVSGTEGPRRSHPFVDELYPAHAGATSRAYFAFLDPAERRALLAGRPSARFSDLTPFEERQVEALLDEAFEQGYALSQGEYDAASRALGVPVFGGKRPVGSVSLVENKYSDHGDDLLDHLAALRAAADELTGLLSNRRPEPPTRNWRRGHGARPAPRTTAP from the coding sequence ATGTCCACCGGCTCCACCGGGCGCACCGGACCCCTCCAGACGGTCGACCGGGCCCTCGACATCCTCCTGAGCTTCGACGAGTACCGCACGAGCTGGGGCGTCCTCGAACTCGCCGACGCGTTCGGGCTGTCCAAGTCGACCGCCCAGCGCCTCCTCGCCTCGCTGGCGGGAAAGGGGTTCCTGCGCGCCGACCCCGACACCCGCCGCTACAGCATGGGCCCGGCCATGTGGCGCATGGCCGGGCTGTGGGAGCGCTCGGGCGGGCTGTCGGTGCTGGCCGAGCCCCTGCTGGCCGAGCTGGCGCGGGCCAGCGGCCGCACCGCGCTGTTCTGCGTCCCCGACGGCGCGCACGTGCGCTGCATCGCCGCGGTCAGCGGGACGGAGGGGCCGCGCCGATCGCACCCGTTCGTGGACGAGCTGTACCCGGCGCACGCCGGGGCGACCTCCCGCGCCTACTTCGCCTTCCTCGACCCCGCCGAGCGCCGGGCGCTGCTGGCGGGCCGCCCCTCCGCGCGTTTCTCCGACCTCACCCCGTTCGAGGAGCGGCAGGTCGAGGCGCTGCTGGACGAGGCCTTCGAGCAGGGCTACGCGCTCTCCCAGGGCGAGTACGACGCCGCGTCCCGCGCGCTGGGCGTGCCCGTGTTCGGCGGCAAGCGCCCGGTGGGGTCGGTGTCGCTGGTGGAGAACAAGTACTCCGACCACGGCGACGACCTGCTGGACCACCTGGCGGCGCTGCGCGCCGCCGCCGACGAGCTGACCGGGCTGCTGTCCAACCGCCGCCCGGAACCGCCCACGCGCAACTGGCGGCGGGGGCACGGCGCCCGCCCCGCCCCGCGCACCACCGCACCCTGA
- a CDS encoding LysE family translocator translates to MDLVAALPAFVVAVVLISASPGPAMALILRRAALRGVAGAVPTVLGLEAGLYVWALCAGAGLAALVAASEAAYLVLRVVGAAVLLYLGVRSWRAAWAARGAGAAAPINPAPAAPSPRSWWRAFGEGALVMLANPKAAAFMIAFYPQFVPAGRPLLATTALLALLQVAVETVLYLGLAAVVGRAGAWFRRPAVRRRLDAVSGTVLVALGLRMAAEGR, encoded by the coding sequence ATGGACCTCGTGGCCGCTCTCCCCGCGTTCGTCGTCGCCGTGGTGCTGATCTCGGCCTCGCCCGGCCCGGCGATGGCGCTGATCCTACGCCGCGCGGCGCTGCGGGGCGTGGCGGGCGCCGTTCCGACGGTCCTGGGCCTGGAGGCCGGCCTGTACGTGTGGGCGCTGTGCGCCGGCGCCGGCCTGGCGGCGCTGGTCGCCGCCTCCGAGGCCGCCTACCTCGTGCTGCGCGTGGTCGGCGCGGCCGTCCTGCTCTACCTGGGGGTGCGGTCCTGGCGCGCGGCGTGGGCGGCCCGCGGCGCCGGCGCGGCGGCGCCCATCAACCCGGCCCCGGCGGCCCCCTCTCCGCGGTCGTGGTGGCGGGCCTTCGGCGAGGGCGCCCTTGTGATGCTGGCCAATCCCAAGGCCGCAGCGTTCATGATCGCCTTCTACCCGCAGTTCGTGCCCGCCGGCCGGCCGCTGCTGGCCACGACCGCGCTTCTGGCGCTGCTCCAGGTGGCCGTCGAGACCGTCCTCTACCTGGGCCTGGCCGCCGTGGTGGGCCGCGCCGGCGCCTGGTTCCGCCGCCCCGCCGTCCGCCGCCGCCTGGACGCGGTCAGCGGGACCGTCCTGGTGGCCCTCGGCCTGCGGATGGCCGCCGAGGGCCGCTGA
- a CDS encoding OPT/YSL family transporter, with translation MEPSAPGSAAEPQTSESARHPRAFEPVVVIATVLVSLLGAVIGIHMITTLGVSPNTSVIGAVIAMLIGRIGFLGMRSFRNTNRQNLLQSSISGATFAAANSLLTPIAIPFLFGRPDLVWPMLLGASLGLLIDVWVLYKAFGSRFLPADAAWPPGVAAAETIKAGDRGGRQAAILVGSGVFGLGASFLGMPMSAAGIAMIGNVWALLMFAVGLLVAQYSPAVIGVDLNAVYVPHGVMIGAGVVALAQIVVILAGRQSRRETEREAARERAAQDDPSLAYTVSRATLGRALGSGYALFALGALVLAVAGGIWSDMSWLGIIGFVLFAAVAALVHELIVGLAAMHAGWFPAFAVTLIFLILGLALGIPGVPLALLVGYCAATGPAFADMGYDFKAGWILRRDRRPYTAFELDGRRQQLFSSMIGFAVAIGMVALLWQGLFEEGAVPPTSIVYADTIEAGLTDPSVLLQLALWAVPGALVQLLGGPRRQMGVLLATGLLVATPNAGWLVLAGLAVRLVWQRRRGEKGEQEISLVGAGLIAGDSVHSVGTIFSR, from the coding sequence ATGGAACCGTCGGCACCCGGTTCGGCCGCCGAACCGCAGACCTCCGAGAGCGCCCGCCACCCCCGGGCGTTCGAGCCCGTCGTCGTCATCGCCACCGTGCTGGTGAGCCTCCTCGGCGCCGTCATCGGCATCCACATGATCACGACGCTGGGGGTCTCGCCCAACACCAGTGTCATCGGCGCGGTCATCGCCATGCTCATCGGCCGGATCGGGTTCCTGGGGATGCGGTCCTTCCGCAACACCAACCGGCAGAACCTCCTCCAGTCCTCGATCTCGGGTGCGACGTTCGCCGCCGCGAACTCCCTGCTCACCCCGATCGCCATCCCGTTCCTCTTCGGCCGCCCCGACCTCGTGTGGCCGATGCTGCTGGGCGCCTCGCTGGGCCTGCTCATCGACGTGTGGGTGCTCTACAAGGCGTTCGGCTCCCGGTTCCTGCCGGCCGACGCGGCCTGGCCGCCCGGTGTCGCCGCCGCCGAGACCATCAAGGCCGGCGACAGGGGCGGCCGCCAGGCGGCGATCCTCGTGGGCAGCGGCGTGTTCGGGCTGGGCGCGTCCTTCCTGGGCATGCCGATGTCGGCGGCGGGCATCGCGATGATCGGCAACGTGTGGGCGCTGCTGATGTTCGCCGTCGGCCTGCTCGTCGCCCAGTACTCCCCGGCGGTCATCGGCGTGGACCTCAACGCCGTCTACGTGCCCCACGGCGTGATGATCGGCGCGGGCGTGGTGGCGCTGGCCCAGATCGTGGTCATCCTCGCCGGCCGGCAGAGCCGCCGCGAGACCGAGCGCGAGGCGGCCCGCGAGCGCGCCGCCCAGGACGACCCGTCCCTGGCCTACACGGTCAGCCGCGCCACGCTGGGCCGGGCCCTGGGGTCGGGCTACGCCCTCTTCGCCCTCGGCGCCCTCGTGCTCGCGGTCGCCGGCGGGATCTGGTCGGACATGAGCTGGCTGGGCATCATCGGGTTCGTCCTGTTCGCCGCCGTGGCCGCCCTGGTGCACGAGCTGATCGTGGGCCTGGCCGCCATGCACGCGGGCTGGTTCCCCGCCTTCGCGGTCACCCTCATCTTCCTCATCCTCGGCCTGGCGCTGGGCATCCCCGGGGTGCCGCTGGCCCTGCTCGTCGGCTACTGCGCGGCCACCGGCCCGGCATTCGCCGACATGGGCTACGACTTCAAGGCCGGCTGGATCCTGCGCCGCGACCGCCGCCCCTACACCGCCTTCGAACTGGACGGCCGCCGCCAGCAGCTCTTCTCCTCGATGATCGGCTTCGCCGTGGCCATCGGCATGGTGGCGCTGCTGTGGCAGGGCCTGTTCGAGGAGGGCGCCGTGCCGCCCACCTCCATCGTCTACGCCGACACCATCGAGGCCGGGCTGACCGACCCCTCCGTCCTGCTGCAGTTGGCGCTGTGGGCCGTCCCCGGCGCGCTCGTGCAGCTGCTGGGCGGCCCCCGGCGCCAGATGGGCGTCCTGCTCGCCACCGGCCTGCTCGTGGCCACGCCCAACGCCGGATGGCTGGTGCTGGCCGGGCTCGCGGTCCGCCTGGTGTGGCAGCGCCGCCGGGGCGAGAAGGGCGAGCAGGAGATCTCCCTGGTCGGGGCCGGGCTCATCGCCGGCGACTCCGTGCACTCCGTCGGCACCATCTTCAGCCGCTGA
- a CDS encoding DUF1611 domain-containing protein, which produces MTVPPASAVSGVELHRLSDARRAALKVSYTVRALDRDRPERVLSGPGVRPRHGDIVLARVVEIGKHTRLESAVGRRAHLYPGDEVLVAYGARYAPDQFEAEPPEDLRPCHLVAAGGIASEVVSAHAGMAAPTRLEPVGLVADATGAPVNMADLADAPAPRERNGRGGLAALPGGAPAVSIAVVGTSMNAGKTTTGAALVRGLTAAGHRVGAAKITGTGAGGDRWMYQDAGAVAAVDFTDAGLATTYRVPVGRILASAHRLLDRLLRAGADALVLEVADGVLQPETAELLRHGGLAELAHGCVFAAGDAAGALYGTERVRAAGLPVLAAGGRMTASPLAVRESQQLLDAPVYGNDDLAAPAIAAGLVSRLRMGPVLDPVAERTA; this is translated from the coding sequence ATGACCGTCCCGCCGGCTTCCGCCGTCTCCGGCGTCGAGCTCCACCGGCTGTCCGACGCCCGGCGCGCGGCGCTGAAGGTCTCCTACACGGTGCGCGCCCTCGACCGTGACCGGCCCGAGCGCGTCCTCTCCGGTCCCGGCGTGAGACCCCGCCACGGCGACATCGTCCTCGCCCGGGTCGTCGAGATCGGCAAGCACACCCGGCTGGAGTCGGCCGTGGGACGGCGCGCGCACCTTTACCCCGGCGACGAGGTCCTGGTCGCCTACGGCGCCCGCTACGCCCCCGACCAGTTCGAGGCCGAGCCGCCCGAGGACCTGCGGCCCTGCCACCTCGTGGCGGCGGGCGGGATCGCGTCGGAGGTCGTCAGCGCCCACGCCGGGATGGCCGCGCCCACCCGCCTGGAGCCGGTGGGGCTGGTCGCGGACGCCACCGGCGCGCCCGTCAACATGGCCGACCTCGCCGACGCGCCCGCCCCCCGCGAGCGCAACGGGCGGGGCGGGCTGGCGGCGCTGCCCGGCGGCGCGCCGGCCGTCTCCATCGCGGTCGTGGGGACGTCGATGAACGCGGGCAAGACCACGACCGGCGCCGCGCTCGTGCGCGGACTGACCGCGGCGGGCCACCGCGTGGGCGCGGCCAAGATCACCGGCACCGGCGCCGGCGGCGACCGCTGGATGTACCAGGACGCGGGCGCCGTCGCGGCCGTCGACTTCACCGACGCCGGCCTGGCCACCACCTACCGCGTCCCGGTCGGCCGGATCCTGGCGAGCGCCCACCGCCTGCTGGACCGGCTGCTGCGCGCGGGCGCCGACGCGCTGGTGCTGGAGGTCGCCGACGGCGTGCTCCAGCCGGAGACCGCCGAGCTGCTGCGCCACGGCGGCCTGGCCGAACTGGCGCACGGCTGCGTGTTCGCCGCGGGCGACGCCGCCGGCGCGCTGTACGGCACCGAGCGGGTGCGCGCGGCCGGGCTCCCCGTCCTCGCGGCCGGCGGCCGGATGACCGCCTCGCCGCTGGCGGTGCGCGAATCCCAGCAGCTGCTCGACGCGCCCGTCTACGGCAACGACGACCTCGCGGCCCCGGCCATCGCGGCCGGGCTGGTGTCGCGGCTGCGGATGGGCCCGGTGCTGGACCCGGTGGCGGAGCGGACGGCCTGA
- a CDS encoding HAMP domain-containing sensor histidine kinase, translating to MGDGAATTVALPRALVLSAARPTDDDGGAPSTAPERRPQRAPRARAAAWAALLMAALLVPVDLAAWQALRAAVDGRADRLIAAETAAFRAFATDNTDPATGAEFADVGALLRAYLDGRRPGPHEVALGHVDGDPGGLVSAERAAREEILASARARGETETPQGLLRWEKVRVEPPREGAGDGRRGWFVAGYLVDSDMAGADRTAGVLALVSLGGTAAAGWAGWALAGRAAPSDRPGRGAAPARRAVGRAAGPGDDDDEAGEGPADERPGTGDRGGARGGSDDAARLGERFAALAALLAEAAPPPEGESAGERSGMARAAGGRPPVADELDRMARIAEDLRLLTEAARPGFLRPSKVSVAELTVDLDARLRARGDREWRLDEIADGTAYLDPARVTQAMERLARNAVRHTQPGAAIHTGSAFSADGRTVSLWVADSGPGIAEDDQDRVFAPFALAGGEERPEGGADDSGRPHGRADRPGAGLGLAVVRAVARAHGGTVVVRSAPGEGAVLRLVLPVDAREPHTS from the coding sequence GTGGGGGACGGGGCGGCCACGACGGTGGCGCTGCCGCGCGCGCTGGTGCTGTCGGCCGCGCGTCCCACCGACGACGACGGCGGCGCGCCGTCCACCGCGCCGGAGCGGCGGCCGCAGCGGGCGCCGCGGGCCCGGGCCGCCGCGTGGGCCGCGCTGCTCATGGCCGCCCTGCTGGTACCGGTGGACCTCGCCGCCTGGCAGGCGCTGCGCGCCGCCGTGGACGGCCGGGCCGACCGGCTGATCGCCGCCGAGACCGCCGCGTTCCGCGCGTTCGCGACCGACAACACCGACCCCGCTACCGGAGCGGAGTTCGCCGACGTCGGCGCCCTGCTGCGGGCCTACCTCGACGGGCGGCGGCCCGGTCCCCACGAGGTCGCGTTGGGGCACGTCGACGGCGACCCGGGCGGGCTGGTCTCGGCCGAGCGGGCGGCGCGGGAGGAGATCCTCGCCTCGGCCCGGGCCCGCGGGGAGACGGAAACGCCGCAGGGGCTGCTGCGGTGGGAGAAGGTGCGCGTTGAGCCGCCGCGGGAGGGGGCCGGCGACGGGCGGCGCGGCTGGTTCGTGGCCGGCTACCTCGTGGACTCCGACATGGCCGGGGCCGACCGCACCGCCGGTGTGCTCGCGCTCGTCAGCCTGGGCGGCACGGCGGCGGCGGGCTGGGCGGGGTGGGCGCTGGCCGGGCGGGCCGCGCCGTCCGACCGGCCCGGGCGCGGCGCCGCCCCGGCCCGCCGCGCCGTCGGCCGGGCGGCCGGTCCGGGCGACGACGACGATGAGGCCGGGGAAGGCCCGGCGGACGAGCGGCCCGGCACCGGCGACCGCGGCGGCGCACGCGGCGGGTCCGACGATGCCGCGCGGCTGGGGGAGCGCTTCGCCGCGCTGGCCGCCCTCCTGGCGGAGGCCGCCCCTCCGCCGGAGGGGGAGAGCGCCGGGGAGCGCTCCGGGATGGCCCGCGCGGCGGGCGGGCGGCCTCCGGTCGCCGACGAACTGGACCGGATGGCGCGTATCGCCGAGGACCTGCGCCTGCTGACGGAGGCGGCGCGCCCCGGTTTCCTGCGGCCGAGCAAGGTCTCCGTGGCCGAACTCACCGTGGACCTCGACGCCCGGCTCCGGGCGCGCGGCGACCGCGAGTGGCGGCTGGACGAGATCGCCGACGGCACGGCCTACCTCGACCCCGCCCGCGTCACCCAGGCGATGGAGCGGCTGGCCCGCAACGCCGTCCGGCACACCCAACCCGGTGCCGCGATCCACACCGGTTCGGCGTTCTCCGCGGACGGCCGCACCGTGTCCCTGTGGGTGGCCGACTCCGGACCCGGTATCGCCGAGGACGACCAGGACCGCGTCTTCGCGCCGTTCGCCCTCGCCGGCGGTGAGGAGCGCCCCGAGGGCGGCGCCGACGACAGCGGCCGGCCCCACGGGAGGGCGGACCGGCCCGGCGCGGGACTGGGCCTGGCGGTCGTGCGCGCGGTGGCACGGGCCCACGGCGGCACCGTGGTCGTGCGGTCGGCCCCGGGCGAGGGCGCGGTCCTCCGCCTGGTCCTTCCCGTGGACGCCCGGGAGCCGCACACGTCCTGA